In a single window of the Nocardioides massiliensis genome:
- the coaBC gene encoding bifunctional phosphopantothenoylcysteine decarboxylase/phosphopantothenate--cysteine ligase CoaBC: protein MSVVLGVSGGIAAYKACEVLRRLTESGHDVTVVPTAAALEFVGAPTWAALSGKPVASDVWSDVAAVPHVRIGQGADLVLVAPATADLLAKAAHGLADDLLTNTLLTARCPVVMAPAMHTEMWEHPATQANVALLRERGVIVLEPAVGRLTGADSGKGRLPEPAEIFAAALDVLERSAVAPLERDLAGRHVVVSAGGGREYLDPVRYLGNRSSGLQGWALARAAALRGAEVTLVAANTTLPDPSGVDVVHVGSTIELGEAVRAAAASADAVVMAAAPADFRPLERSDSKIKKPDDGSAPSIALTQNPDILAGLTRDRVRDGQVLVGFAAETGDGQRSVLELGRAKLARKGCELLVVNDVSDGRVFGEPDNEAVVLGSDGSAVEVPRGSKSALAHVIWDCVRDRW, encoded by the coding sequence ATGTCCGTCGTCCTCGGCGTCAGCGGAGGCATCGCTGCCTACAAGGCGTGCGAGGTGCTCCGTCGGCTGACGGAGTCGGGGCACGACGTGACCGTCGTCCCTACGGCCGCTGCGCTGGAGTTCGTCGGCGCACCGACCTGGGCGGCGCTGTCGGGCAAGCCGGTGGCGTCGGACGTGTGGTCCGACGTCGCCGCGGTCCCGCACGTCCGCATCGGCCAGGGGGCCGACCTGGTGCTCGTCGCGCCGGCGACCGCCGACCTGTTGGCGAAAGCCGCGCACGGCCTTGCCGACGACCTGCTCACCAACACGCTGCTCACGGCACGCTGCCCGGTCGTCATGGCCCCGGCGATGCACACCGAGATGTGGGAGCATCCGGCGACCCAGGCCAACGTCGCCCTGCTGCGCGAGCGCGGGGTGATCGTCTTGGAGCCCGCAGTCGGACGTCTCACCGGCGCCGACAGCGGCAAGGGCCGGTTGCCCGAGCCCGCGGAGATCTTCGCCGCGGCGCTCGACGTGCTCGAGCGCTCCGCCGTCGCCCCGCTCGAGCGTGACCTGGCCGGTCGTCACGTCGTGGTGTCCGCCGGGGGCGGGCGGGAGTACCTCGACCCGGTCCGCTATCTCGGCAACCGGTCCTCGGGTCTGCAGGGCTGGGCGCTGGCTCGGGCCGCGGCCCTGCGCGGGGCCGAGGTCACGCTGGTCGCGGCCAACACCACGCTGCCGGACCCGTCGGGCGTCGACGTCGTCCACGTCGGCTCGACGATCGAGCTGGGTGAGGCCGTACGGGCAGCTGCGGCGAGCGCCGACGCCGTGGTGATGGCGGCCGCGCCGGCCGACTTCCGTCCGTTGGAGCGCTCGGACTCGAAGATCAAGAAGCCCGACGACGGCTCCGCGCCGTCGATCGCGCTGACGCAGAACCCCGACATCCTCGCCGGCCTGACCCGCGACCGGGTCCGCGACGGCCAGGTGCTCGTCGGGTTCGCCGCCGAGACCGGTGACGGGCAGCGCTCGGTCCTCGAGCTCGGCCGGGCCAAGCTCGCCCGCAAGGGCTGCGAGCTGCTCGTGGTCAACGACGTGAGCGACGGCCGGGTCTTCGGTGAGCCCGACAACGAGGCGGTCGTCCTCGGCTCCGACGGCAGCGCGGTCGAGGTGCCGCGCGGGTCGAAGTCCGCCCTCGCGCACGTCATCTGGGACTGCGTGCGCGACCGCTGGTAG
- the metK gene encoding methionine adenosyltransferase, whose amino-acid sequence MAGRLFTSESVTEGHPDKIADQISDTVLDALLADDPTSRVAVETLLTTGLVVVAGEVTTKTYAPIAQLVRDRILEIGYDSSVKGFDGNSCGVQLAIGAQSPDIAQGVDAGYEARQGESADPLDQQGAGDQGLMFGYACDDTPELMPLPITIAHRLSMRLSQVRKDGTLAYLRPDGKTQVTIEYDDDNRPVRVDTVVVSTQHAQDIDLETMLTPDIRTKVVEPVLAEFDIPSDGYRLLVNPTGRFELGGPMGDAGLTGRKIIIDTYGGMARHGGGAFSGKDPSKVDRSAAYAMRWVAKNVVAAGLASRCEVQVAYAIGKAQPVGFYVDCFGTETVPVASIQKAVLEVFDLRPAAIIRDLDLLRPIYAQTAAYGHFGRELPDFTWERTDRVDALKAAVGV is encoded by the coding sequence GTGGCAGGACGACTTTTCACCTCGGAGTCGGTGACTGAGGGTCACCCCGACAAGATCGCCGACCAGATCAGCGACACCGTCCTCGATGCGCTGCTCGCCGACGACCCCACCAGCCGGGTGGCTGTGGAGACGCTGCTGACGACCGGACTCGTCGTCGTCGCCGGTGAGGTGACCACCAAGACCTACGCGCCCATCGCACAGCTCGTGCGCGACCGGATCCTGGAGATCGGCTACGACTCCTCGGTCAAGGGCTTCGACGGCAACTCCTGTGGTGTGCAGCTGGCCATCGGTGCGCAGTCGCCCGACATCGCCCAGGGCGTCGACGCCGGCTACGAGGCGCGGCAGGGGGAGTCCGCCGACCCGCTCGACCAGCAGGGCGCCGGTGACCAGGGGCTGATGTTCGGCTACGCGTGCGACGACACCCCGGAGCTCATGCCGCTGCCGATCACGATCGCCCACCGGCTCTCCATGCGACTCTCGCAGGTCCGCAAGGACGGCACGCTGGCCTACCTGCGTCCCGACGGCAAGACCCAGGTCACCATCGAGTACGACGACGACAACCGCCCGGTGCGCGTCGACACCGTCGTCGTCTCCACCCAGCACGCCCAGGACATCGACCTGGAGACGATGCTGACCCCCGACATCCGCACGAAGGTCGTCGAGCCGGTGCTCGCGGAGTTCGACATCCCCTCCGACGGCTACCGCCTGCTGGTCAACCCCACCGGGCGCTTCGAGCTCGGTGGCCCGATGGGCGACGCCGGCCTGACCGGCCGCAAGATCATCATCGACACCTACGGCGGCATGGCCCGCCACGGTGGCGGCGCCTTCTCCGGCAAGGACCCGTCCAAGGTCGACCGCTCCGCGGCGTACGCCATGCGCTGGGTCGCCAAGAACGTCGTCGCCGCCGGCCTCGCGAGCCGCTGCGAGGTCCAGGTCGCCTACGCCATCGGCAAGGCCCAGCCGGTCGGGTTCTACGTCGACTGCTTCGGCACCGAGACCGTCCCGGTCGCCTCCATCCAGAAGGCCGTCCTCGAGGTCTTCGACCTGCGCCCCGCCGCGATCATCCGCGACCTCGACCTGCTGCGCCCGATCTACGCCCAGACCGCCGCCTACGGCCACTTCGGCCGTGAGCTGCCCGACTTCACCTGGGAGCGCACCGACCGCGTCGACGCGCTCAAGGCCGCCGTCGGGGTCTGA
- the fmt gene encoding methionyl-tRNA formyltransferase: MRVVFAGTPEVAVPALNAIAASNHELVGVVTRPDAPAGRGRKLVASPVAQRAEELGVPVLKPTHPRDEDFQAELRALAPDCCPVVAYGALLPQSALDIPPHGWVNLHFSVLPAWRGAAPVQHAVWAGDEVTGATTFRIVKELDAGPTFGVMTERVRPTDTAGDLLERLAEGGAGLLVQTLDGIEDGSLEAREQPAEGISFAPKILVEDARVDWSEPAVAIDRRIRACTPGPGAWTLYDGERMKLGPVTVTDAAEGEERLAPGVLRVTKKAVFVGTATTPVQLGRVKAFGKKEMDAADWARGVRVESGTVLGQTAGDVG, translated from the coding sequence ATGCGCGTCGTCTTTGCCGGCACCCCCGAGGTCGCCGTCCCCGCCCTGAACGCCATCGCCGCCAGCAACCACGAGCTGGTCGGCGTCGTCACCCGCCCTGACGCACCGGCGGGTCGCGGCCGCAAGCTCGTCGCCTCGCCCGTCGCGCAGCGTGCGGAGGAGCTCGGCGTCCCCGTCCTCAAGCCCACGCACCCGCGCGACGAGGACTTCCAGGCCGAGCTGCGGGCGCTGGCCCCGGACTGCTGCCCCGTGGTCGCCTACGGCGCCCTCCTGCCGCAGTCGGCGCTCGACATCCCCCCGCACGGCTGGGTCAACCTGCACTTCTCGGTGCTGCCCGCCTGGCGCGGCGCCGCCCCGGTGCAGCACGCGGTCTGGGCCGGTGACGAGGTCACCGGCGCCACGACCTTCCGGATCGTCAAGGAGCTCGACGCCGGCCCGACGTTCGGCGTCATGACCGAGCGGGTCCGGCCCACCGACACCGCCGGCGACCTGCTCGAGCGGCTCGCCGAGGGCGGTGCCGGCCTGTTGGTCCAGACGCTCGACGGCATCGAGGACGGCAGTCTCGAGGCCCGCGAGCAGCCGGCCGAGGGGATCAGCTTCGCTCCCAAGATCCTCGTCGAGGACGCCCGCGTCGACTGGAGCGAGCCCGCGGTCGCCATCGACCGCCGCATCCGCGCCTGCACCCCCGGTCCGGGCGCCTGGACCCTCTACGACGGCGAGCGCATGAAGCTCGGACCGGTCACCGTCACCGACGCGGCCGAGGGGGAGGAGCGGCTCGCGCCCGGTGTCCTCCGCGTGACGAAGAAGGCGGTCTTCGTCGGCACCGCGACCACGCCCGTGCAGCTGGGTCGGGTGAAGGCGTTCGGCAAGAAGGAGATGGACGCCGCCGACTGGGCGCGCGGTGTCCGTGTCGAGTCCGGCACGGTGCTGGGACAGACGGCCGGCGACGTTGGCTGA
- a CDS encoding primosomal protein N' has protein sequence MTTTPGPEEQPALLPDLARAAVRRSRAEQPAKAVPATKAAEVDPVARVLVEVPLAHLDRPFDYLVPEAMADSAVPGARVKVRFAGQDLDGFVIERLPRSEHEGRLAPLRRVVSAEPVLTPEVARLCEAVAQRYAGTVSDVLRLAVPPRHATTEKKEPVPPAPAPAPLDDPGPWAAYDGGAALLEALARSAAPRAVWTAAPAEDWPTALALAARATAAAGRDVVLCVPDARDVDRLDAALRTVLGPDQHVVLTADLGPARRYAAYLAALRGQVRVVVGTRAAAFAPVRDLGLVVIWDDGDDLHAEPRAPYPHAREVLLERARLADAAAVVAGHAQTVEATYLLRTSWARPVAPPRELVRSRVRVQVPGASDRDLARDPFARASRVPRVAAETVRRALSTGPVLVQTPRHGYAASLACDRCLTPARCTLCAGPLHQPGRAAPLHCRWCAEPAEAWTCPTCSGHGLRAPVVGEQRTAEELGRAFPGITVRTSAGDHVLADVPDKPAIVVATPGAEPVAAAGYAAVILLDTWLMLSRPDLRTEEESLRRWLNAAALVRPGGDVVAVGDSAHPALQALVRWDPAGAAERELASRTDTHFPPASRLVTITGEEGAVTGVLELLQLPPGTEVLGPAPVPAPPGADPEVRVVVRTPRAAGVALADALREAQSLRSARKLPAVRVQVDPVALG, from the coding sequence GTGACCACGACGCCCGGCCCCGAGGAGCAGCCCGCGCTGCTGCCCGACCTCGCCCGGGCCGCGGTACGCCGATCGCGGGCGGAGCAGCCGGCGAAGGCCGTGCCCGCGACGAAGGCCGCGGAGGTGGACCCGGTCGCCCGGGTCCTGGTGGAGGTGCCGCTGGCGCACCTCGACCGGCCCTTCGACTACCTCGTGCCCGAGGCGATGGCCGACAGCGCGGTGCCGGGGGCGCGGGTGAAGGTGCGCTTCGCCGGCCAGGACCTCGACGGGTTCGTGATCGAGCGGCTGCCGCGCTCGGAGCACGAGGGTCGACTCGCGCCGCTGCGCCGCGTGGTGAGCGCCGAGCCGGTGCTGACCCCCGAGGTCGCCCGGCTCTGTGAAGCCGTCGCGCAGCGCTACGCCGGCACCGTCTCCGACGTCCTACGCCTGGCCGTCCCGCCGCGGCACGCCACGACCGAGAAGAAGGAGCCGGTCCCGCCGGCGCCCGCCCCGGCCCCGCTCGACGACCCCGGGCCGTGGGCGGCCTACGACGGCGGCGCGGCGCTGCTCGAGGCCCTCGCGCGGTCCGCGGCGCCCCGCGCCGTCTGGACCGCCGCGCCCGCCGAGGACTGGCCGACCGCGCTGGCGCTCGCGGCCCGGGCGACGGCGGCCGCGGGTCGAGACGTCGTGCTCTGCGTCCCCGACGCTCGCGACGTCGACCGCCTCGACGCCGCCCTGCGGACCGTCCTCGGCCCCGACCAGCACGTCGTCCTCACCGCCGACCTCGGTCCCGCGCGCCGCTACGCCGCCTACCTCGCGGCGCTGCGCGGTCAGGTCCGGGTCGTCGTCGGCACTCGCGCCGCGGCGTTCGCACCGGTGCGCGACCTGGGGCTCGTCGTGATCTGGGACGACGGCGACGACCTCCACGCCGAGCCCCGCGCTCCCTACCCCCACGCCCGCGAGGTGCTGCTCGAGCGCGCCCGGCTGGCCGATGCCGCCGCGGTGGTGGCCGGACACGCCCAGACCGTCGAGGCGACCTACCTGCTGCGCACGAGCTGGGCCCGTCCGGTCGCCCCGCCGCGTGAGCTCGTGCGCTCGCGGGTGCGCGTCCAGGTGCCGGGTGCCAGCGACCGCGACCTCGCCCGCGACCCGTTCGCCCGGGCCAGCCGGGTCCCGCGCGTCGCCGCGGAGACGGTGCGCCGCGCACTGAGCACCGGTCCGGTCCTGGTGCAGACGCCCCGCCACGGGTACGCCGCCAGCCTGGCGTGCGACCGCTGCCTCACCCCCGCCCGGTGCACGCTGTGCGCCGGCCCGCTCCACCAGCCCGGCCGGGCCGCGCCGCTGCACTGCCGCTGGTGCGCCGAGCCCGCCGAGGCCTGGACCTGCCCGACCTGCAGCGGCCACGGGCTGCGGGCCCCCGTGGTGGGGGAGCAGCGCACCGCCGAGGAGCTCGGTCGCGCGTTCCCCGGCATCACGGTCCGCACCTCGGCGGGCGACCACGTCCTCGCCGACGTCCCCGACAAGCCGGCCATCGTGGTCGCCACCCCGGGCGCGGAGCCCGTCGCCGCAGCCGGCTACGCCGCCGTGATCCTGCTCGACACCTGGCTGATGCTCTCGCGCCCCGACCTGCGCACCGAGGAGGAGTCGCTGCGCCGCTGGCTCAACGCGGCCGCGCTCGTTCGTCCCGGCGGCGACGTGGTGGCGGTGGGCGACAGCGCCCACCCCGCCCTTCAGGCGCTCGTGCGGTGGGACCCGGCCGGCGCCGCCGAGCGGGAGCTCGCCAGCCGCACCGACACGCACTTCCCGCCCGCGTCCCGGCTAGTCACGATCACCGGCGAGGAGGGCGCGGTCACCGGCGTCTTGGAGCTGCTCCAGCTCCCACCCGGCACCGAGGTCCTCGGTCCCGCGCCTGTGCCGGCGCCCCCCGGCGCCGACCCGGAGGTTCGCGTCGTGGTCCGCACCCCCCGTGCCGCCGGCGTCGCCCTCGCCGACGCGTTGCGCGAGGCCCAGAGCCTGCGCTCCGCGCGCAAGCTGCCGGCGGTCCGCGTGCAGGTCGACCCGGTGGCGCTGGGCTGA
- the def gene encoding peptide deformylase yields MAIQPIRLFGDPVLRTPATPVVDFDKELRTLVSDLVDTMHEAGGAGLAAPQIGVGLRVFTWYVDGEVGHLVNPDLTLSEETQHGQEGCLSIPGLGFDCTRALSVVARGFDMHGEPVVVEGSQLLARAIQHETDHLDGILFVDRLDVATRKEAMRAIREAEWFGAQPPVVKLSPHPTNGLGF; encoded by the coding sequence GTGGCCATCCAACCGATCCGACTCTTCGGCGATCCCGTCCTGCGGACGCCGGCGACCCCGGTCGTCGACTTCGACAAGGAGCTGCGCACCCTCGTCTCCGACCTCGTCGACACCATGCACGAGGCTGGAGGAGCCGGGCTCGCCGCGCCGCAGATCGGCGTCGGGCTGCGCGTGTTCACCTGGTACGTCGACGGCGAGGTCGGCCACCTCGTCAACCCCGACCTGACGCTGTCGGAGGAGACCCAGCACGGCCAGGAGGGGTGTCTGTCGATCCCCGGTCTGGGCTTCGACTGCACCCGTGCCCTGTCGGTGGTCGCGCGCGGGTTCGACATGCACGGCGAGCCGGTCGTGGTCGAGGGATCGCAGCTGCTCGCGCGCGCCATCCAGCACGAGACCGACCACCTCGACGGGATCCTCTTCGTCGACCGCCTCGATGTCGCGACCCGCAAGGAGGCCATGCGCGCCATCCGCGAGGCCGAGTGGTTCGGTGCCCAGCCCCCTGTCGTCAAGCTCTCTCCCCATCCCACGAACGGACTCGGTTTCTAG